From Thermoflavifilum aggregans, a single genomic window includes:
- a CDS encoding sigma-54-dependent transcriptional regulator: MRNILIVDDERKINDLLTRLLSREGFDVQQAFTGQQAMKEIDKDPAEVVLCDVKLPDISGIELCRKIREKSPFTEVILLTAYGNIQDGIQAMKNGAFDYLLKGDDNDKIIPLIHRAFEKISLSRKLSRLEAQMGVQNSFDDIIAHSPAIQQCIAYARKVAPTDTAVLLHGETGTGKEVFARAIHQASMRSGRSFIALNCAAIPKELMESELFGHAAGAFTGAAKAKKGLIEEADQGTLFLDEIGELPLEMQAKLLRVLEYGEYVRLGDHRMSRVNVRLITATNRNLQEEISKGRFREDLYYRISTFQIYLPPLRERKEDIIPLAEHFIAYFSKKLNKNIEQVNQSFLESLQRYSWKGNIRELKNIVERSIIIDDDHVLSKDDLPPDMTIPIDQPLTASPLSAFDLASAEKIHIQKVLNYTKGNKTEAARLLNIALTTLYRKIEQYHIDAD, translated from the coding sequence ATGCGAAATATCCTGATTGTGGATGATGAGCGAAAGATCAATGACCTGCTTACGCGTTTGCTTAGTCGAGAAGGATTTGATGTCCAGCAGGCTTTTACCGGTCAGCAGGCTATGAAAGAAATAGATAAAGATCCTGCTGAAGTGGTGCTTTGCGATGTGAAACTGCCAGATATATCGGGTATTGAGCTATGCCGGAAGATCAGGGAAAAATCTCCTTTTACTGAAGTAATCCTGCTCACAGCCTATGGAAATATTCAGGATGGTATTCAGGCAATGAAAAACGGTGCATTTGATTATTTGCTGAAAGGAGATGATAATGATAAAATTATCCCGTTAATTCATCGGGCATTTGAAAAAATTTCCCTATCCCGGAAACTTTCGCGTCTCGAAGCCCAGATGGGCGTACAAAACAGTTTTGATGACATCATCGCGCATTCCCCTGCTATACAACAATGTATAGCCTATGCCCGGAAAGTAGCTCCCACAGATACAGCCGTATTGCTCCACGGTGAAACTGGTACAGGAAAGGAAGTTTTTGCCAGGGCTATTCACCAGGCCAGCATGCGTTCAGGCAGGAGTTTTATTGCCCTCAACTGTGCAGCCATACCTAAAGAACTGATGGAAAGCGAACTTTTTGGACATGCAGCCGGAGCATTTACAGGAGCTGCCAAAGCCAAAAAAGGACTGATTGAAGAGGCGGATCAGGGCACCTTGTTTTTGGATGAAATCGGAGAACTTCCTCTGGAAATGCAGGCCAAGCTACTGCGCGTATTGGAATACGGGGAATACGTGCGCCTGGGCGATCATCGGATGTCCAGAGTGAATGTGAGGCTTATTACAGCAACGAACCGCAACCTGCAGGAAGAAATCAGCAAAGGCAGGTTCAGGGAAGATCTTTACTATCGCATTTCCACATTTCAGATTTATTTGCCACCCCTTCGTGAACGTAAGGAAGATATTATTCCGCTTGCCGAACATTTTATCGCTTATTTTTCCAAAAAACTAAATAAAAACATTGAACAGGTTAACCAGTCATTTTTAGAAAGCTTGCAAAGATATAGCTGGAAAGGTAATATCCGGGAATTAAAAAATATTGTAGAACGCAGCATTATTATTGATGATGACCATGTTTTAAGCAAAGATGATTTACCACCAGATATGACTATTCCCATTGATCAGCCCCTAACCGCTAGCCCTCTGTCGGCCTTTGATCTGGCAAGTGCTGAAAAAATTCATATTCAGAAGGTATTGAACTATACAAAAGGCAACAAAACGGAGGCTGCCCGTTTACTCAATATTGCTCTCACTACTTTATACCGGAAAATAGAACAATACCACATTGATGCCGATTAG
- a CDS encoding arginine deiminase family protein translates to MRDKKVFVNSEVSTLKRLLIHSPDSGLGKVVPSKAQDWLFEDIVHLDQMRRNEYDYFVKILLYFLDTKKIKGRVREIDNPAQQRNFYKPGHPEFHHSDKVIEFESLLIDILDDEEIRPTLIASVCAIEGCTYQIEQQLMRLPSVELAKTLLNGTLPDNHQMIFAPLPNLIFTRDLGVVIKDHIILNKPAKLPRVREALIAKYLFYHHPYFEQYHNRIIELPNSEYHFLLPDGEKDYKRVTLEGGDIMMVSPDHVLIGCSERTTMYAANQLTRLLFEKNLVSKATVIKIPPKRQFMHIDTIFTQVKKDTWVLLGSLSREGEELEKKEILESLLDTHVSDQLVILQFTRGREDKPVRFDYLEDLLDDISQNDLRCSSPTRFIYSGNNEFPYGDREQWTDSCNVLAIREGVVLGYDRNTRTAEAFQQAGFQVICAEQLIEAFEQQTLQPDELQDTLILIPSAELSRARGGPHCMSMPLLRESI, encoded by the coding sequence ATGCGGGATAAGAAAGTGTTTGTTAATTCTGAAGTAAGTACATTAAAACGATTGCTGATACATAGTCCCGATAGCGGGCTTGGCAAAGTAGTACCATCGAAAGCGCAGGACTGGTTGTTTGAAGATATTGTGCATCTGGATCAGATGCGCAGGAATGAATATGATTACTTTGTGAAGATATTGCTTTATTTTCTGGATACAAAAAAAATAAAAGGGCGAGTCAGGGAAATTGATAATCCGGCGCAGCAACGTAATTTCTACAAACCCGGTCATCCGGAATTTCATCATTCCGATAAGGTAATTGAATTTGAATCTTTGCTTATTGATATCCTGGATGATGAAGAAATACGTCCTACATTGATTGCTTCCGTTTGTGCCATTGAAGGATGTACCTATCAGATTGAACAACAATTGATGCGCTTGCCATCTGTAGAGCTTGCCAAAACTTTGCTGAATGGCACCTTGCCCGATAATCATCAGATGATATTTGCACCATTGCCTAATTTGATTTTTACACGCGACCTGGGTGTAGTGATCAAAGATCACATCATTCTCAACAAACCAGCCAAGCTTCCCCGTGTGCGTGAAGCATTGATCGCAAAATATTTGTTTTACCATCATCCTTATTTTGAGCAATATCACAACCGCATCATTGAACTTCCCAACAGTGAGTATCATTTTTTATTGCCTGACGGTGAAAAAGATTACAAAAGAGTTACGCTTGAAGGAGGCGATATCATGATGGTAAGCCCTGATCATGTGTTGATTGGTTGCAGTGAACGTACCACTATGTATGCTGCCAATCAGCTCACGCGGTTATTATTTGAAAAAAATCTGGTATCCAAGGCAACAGTGATCAAAATTCCACCCAAACGCCAGTTCATGCACATTGATACCATTTTCACGCAGGTAAAAAAAGATACCTGGGTATTGCTGGGATCGTTATCACGTGAAGGTGAAGAACTAGAAAAAAAAGAAATTCTTGAAAGTTTACTGGATACCCATGTCAGCGATCAGCTGGTTATCCTGCAGTTTACCCGTGGCCGGGAAGATAAACCGGTTCGTTTTGATTATCTGGAAGATTTGCTGGATGATATCAGCCAGAATGATTTGCGGTGTTCCTCTCCTACCCGCTTTATTTATTCCGGAAACAATGAATTTCCTTATGGCGATCGCGAACAATGGACGGATTCCTGCAATGTGCTTGCTATCCGTGAAGGAGTAGTACTGGGATACGACCGGAATACACGCACTGCTGAGGCTTTTCAGCAGGCAGGTTTTCAGGTGATTTGTGCAGAGCAACTCATTGAAGCTTTTGAACAACAAACGTTGCAACCTGATGAATTGCAGGATACCCTGATTTTGATTCCATCGGCAGAGCTTTCGCGGGCGCGCGGCGGGCCTCATTGCATGAGTATGCCCTTGTTACGTGAAAGCATATGA
- the ctlX gene encoding citrulline utilization hydrolase CtlX has protein sequence MTAFASRILMIRPACFGYNVQTSGSNVFQKKPAMADPEIQKHALQEFDRMVELLQQAGIVVEVIQDTPEPCKPDAVFPNNWISFHEQGEVVIYPMMAPNRRLEKRKDIVDQLQQKGYQVTKLLDLSAYEDEGKFLEGTGSMVLDRANKLIYACLSDRTHADLLKLIADVFQYQVIAFHAVDERNHPIYHTNVMMAIGKNFSVICTEAIPDQKEKKQVVDTLLAHHSQLIEISFAQMHAYAGNVLYLISQTQDPVIVISASAYQSLHPSQRKMLESQGSLVIPQIPVIEQTGGGSVRCMIAEIFLPFLV, from the coding sequence ATGACTGCATTTGCTTCTCGTATTCTTATGATCAGGCCGGCTTGTTTTGGATATAATGTGCAGACTTCCGGCAGCAATGTATTCCAGAAAAAGCCGGCCATGGCTGATCCAGAAATACAAAAACATGCTTTGCAGGAATTTGATCGCATGGTGGAATTGTTGCAACAGGCCGGCATTGTGGTGGAAGTGATACAGGATACACCGGAACCCTGCAAGCCCGATGCGGTATTTCCCAACAACTGGATTAGTTTTCATGAACAAGGTGAAGTGGTGATTTATCCCATGATGGCGCCCAACCGCCGATTGGAAAAACGAAAAGATATTGTGGATCAATTGCAGCAAAAAGGCTACCAGGTAACGAAATTGCTGGATCTGAGTGCTTATGAGGATGAAGGTAAATTTCTGGAAGGTACGGGTAGTATGGTTTTAGATCGGGCGAACAAACTCATCTATGCCTGTTTATCAGACCGTACGCATGCTGATTTGCTGAAGCTCATTGCCGATGTATTCCAATATCAGGTTATAGCTTTTCATGCTGTGGACGAACGAAATCATCCTATTTATCACACCAATGTGATGATGGCTATTGGAAAAAACTTTTCTGTGATTTGCACAGAAGCTATTCCGGATCAAAAGGAAAAAAAGCAGGTGGTTGACACATTGCTTGCACATCATTCCCAACTCATTGAAATCAGTTTTGCACAAATGCATGCCTATGCCGGAAATGTACTTTATTTGATCAGTCAAACACAGGATCCGGTTATCGTGATCAGTGCCAGTGCCTATCAATCGCTCCATCCTTCCCAACGCAAGATGTTGGAATCACAAGGCAGTCTGGTAATTCCGCAAATACCGGTTATTGAGCAAACTGGCGGTGGAAGTGTGCGCTGCATGATTGCCGAAATTTTTCTCCCGTTTTTAGTATAA
- a CDS encoding MarR family winged helix-turn-helix transcriptional regulator — MTRIEEAIKQSKFQDVYQKALVNLIYTANCLRDEQVRRLKSFDLLPQHFNVMRILRGRHPNPVCPGEIKEVMLDKANDLTRLLDKLERKGLIQRNLCPTNRRKMDVTLTQAGIELLEKLNHIMEETHKTLKERLSEREAASLSHLLDKMRG; from the coding sequence ATGACCCGAATTGAAGAAGCTATCAAACAATCGAAGTTTCAAGACGTATACCAGAAAGCGCTGGTAAACCTTATCTATACGGCCAATTGCCTGCGCGACGAGCAGGTGAGGAGGCTGAAATCTTTTGATTTATTGCCTCAGCATTTCAATGTGATGCGCATTCTCAGGGGGCGTCATCCCAACCCTGTCTGTCCCGGCGAAATCAAGGAAGTGATGCTGGACAAAGCCAACGATCTCACACGCCTGCTCGACAAGCTCGAGCGGAAAGGTTTAATCCAACGCAATCTTTGTCCAACCAACCGCAGAAAAATGGATGTAACTCTTACCCAAGCAGGCATTGAACTCCTGGAAAAATTGAATCACATTATGGAAGAAACTCACAAGACACTAAAAGAACGGCTATCAGAGCGTGAGGCCGCTTCTCTGAGTCATTTGCTGGATAAAATGAGGGGATAA
- a CDS encoding YceI family protein produces MAQQQKWVADLAHSEVSFRVKHLMVSHVTGYFRKFHVEAHTSAEDFQDARIVFTAQVDSIETGNADRDAHLKGPDFFDAAKYPEISFVSTAFRKLNDEGDYELHGELTMKGITHPVSFQVHYEGSVKDPWGNQKAGFSVQGRINRKEWGLNWNAALETGGVVVSEDVRVAAELQMLQQVPAETLA; encoded by the coding sequence ATGGCACAACAGCAAAAATGGGTAGCAGACCTTGCGCACAGCGAAGTAAGTTTTCGTGTAAAACATCTCATGGTAAGCCATGTAACGGGTTATTTCCGGAAATTCCACGTAGAAGCCCACACTTCAGCAGAAGATTTTCAGGATGCCCGTATCGTGTTTACCGCACAGGTTGATTCCATTGAAACGGGAAATGCCGACAGGGATGCACATTTGAAGGGTCCTGATTTCTTTGATGCAGCCAAGTATCCGGAAATCAGTTTTGTATCTACTGCTTTCCGCAAGCTGAACGATGAGGGCGACTATGAGCTGCACGGAGAGCTCACCATGAAGGGCATCACCCATCCGGTCAGTTTCCAGGTACATTATGAAGGTAGCGTTAAAGACCCTTGGGGCAATCAGAAGGCCGGATTCAGCGTACAGGGCAGGATCAACCGAAAGGAATGGGGATTGAACTGGAACGCAGCCCTCGAAACAGGCGGCGTGGTGGTGAGTGAAGATGTCCGCGTGGCCGCTGAATTGCAAATGCTGCAGCAGGTCCCGGCAGAAACCCTGGCCTAA
- a CDS encoding YggS family pyridoxal phosphate-dependent enzyme, translated as MTSVDFSAYQQLLQELQPRNVKLIAVSKTFPPEAILALYEKGHRDFGENYVQELVSKQKVLPPDIRWHFIGHLQTNKVKHIAPFIHCIQSVDSIRVLQEIDRQAEKCQRIIPVMLQVHIAKETTKFGLDEASLHELLKQHQAWPHARIIGLMGMATFTDNTQVIQSEFHYLKLLFDQLKQTYFSDNPNFSELSMGMSHDYRIAVEEGSTMVRIGSLIFGERKKD; from the coding sequence ATGACCTCTGTTGATTTCTCGGCCTATCAGCAGCTGTTGCAGGAATTGCAACCCCGTAACGTGAAGCTGATTGCTGTTTCCAAGACTTTCCCACCAGAAGCCATTCTGGCATTGTATGAAAAAGGACATCGTGATTTTGGCGAAAACTACGTACAGGAGCTGGTATCCAAACAAAAAGTATTGCCTCCGGACATCCGCTGGCATTTCATCGGCCATCTGCAAACCAACAAGGTAAAGCATATAGCTCCTTTTATCCACTGCATTCAATCGGTTGACAGCATCAGAGTGCTGCAGGAAATTGACCGCCAGGCCGAAAAATGCCAACGCATCATCCCGGTGATGCTGCAGGTTCATATTGCCAAAGAAACAACCAAATTCGGGCTGGATGAAGCTTCCCTGCATGAGCTACTAAAACAACACCAGGCCTGGCCACATGCCCGGATCATCGGACTGATGGGCATGGCAACTTTCACCGACAACACTCAAGTGATCCAAAGTGAATTCCATTACTTGAAACTATTGTTTGATCAACTCAAACAGACGTATTTTTCCGATAATCCAAACTTCAGCGAGCTATCCATGGGCATGAGTCACGATTATCGCATTGCGGTGGAAGAGGGCAGCACCATGGTGCGCATCGGTAGCCTGATATTTGGTGAAAGAAAAAAAGACTAA
- a CDS encoding carboxy terminal-processing peptidase, whose protein sequence is MKIRILIAGAILLGGATVVLAFNAFHKKTNPPDREKLIVSMVGLILKRAHYHPKPIDDAFSKEVFYKYLNQLDPQKNIFLQSDLNELKTFEYRIDDEINTNEPLDFFKLANAIFDKRIAEVAQYYPEILSHPFDFHKQDSIVLDSEHQNYPANEQERKEAWYKFLKYKTLDRLVELQSIEEKNKKDSAGYVPKPESVLEAQAREDVKKNMDLFFERIKKTYTEDERFSWFVNAITTTMDPHTEYMPPQDQRYFNEQMSGTFYGIGAVLQQEDGKIKIASIVTGGPAWKQGELKAGDIILKVAQGDSTAVDLAGYSVEDAVKLIRGDKNTIVKLTVRHPDGTIKTIAIQRGEVRIDATFAKSYLIDWDGHRWGIINLPEFYAPFNNGMGGESWKDMQKEVNKLKAEHVDGIIIDLRFNGGGSLSDAINIAGLFVPAGPVVQVRSGDGNIQVLKSHNNQVDYSGPLAVMVNEYSASASEIFAAAMQDYKRAVIVGSPSTYGKGTVQRMIDLDDFYAGNESDLGGPLGSLKITIQKFYRINGGSTQLKGVSSDIVLPDNYFSVGERTDSDAMKWDQIAPASYTTWSQPVDVPFLKALSEKRLDTSRIFHLINENIAYLKKMDKVKTYPLNIDAYKAWQQQNQQAIKRMDEVNKMVPSIDIHYLPVDESYINADSTRKMIYRDLMRSYVHDPYLMETLHVMSDMLHEPTLKQAPKLTKSN, encoded by the coding sequence ATGAAAATACGTATTCTGATTGCAGGTGCTATCCTGCTGGGCGGAGCCACCGTTGTGCTGGCATTTAATGCTTTTCACAAAAAAACAAATCCACCCGATCGGGAAAAGCTTATTGTAAGCATGGTGGGATTGATTCTGAAAAGAGCTCATTATCATCCCAAACCCATTGATGATGCTTTTTCCAAAGAAGTATTTTACAAATACTTGAACCAGCTCGATCCCCAGAAGAATATTTTCCTGCAATCCGATTTAAACGAATTGAAAACATTTGAATATCGGATTGATGATGAAATCAATACCAATGAACCGCTGGACTTTTTCAAGTTGGCCAACGCTATTTTTGACAAGCGCATAGCAGAGGTGGCGCAATATTATCCTGAAATCCTGTCGCATCCGTTTGATTTTCACAAACAGGATTCCATTGTGCTGGACAGTGAGCATCAGAACTATCCAGCCAATGAACAAGAGAGGAAAGAAGCCTGGTATAAATTTTTGAAATACAAGACTCTCGATCGCCTCGTGGAGTTGCAATCCATTGAAGAAAAAAACAAAAAAGACTCTGCCGGTTACGTACCTAAGCCTGAAAGCGTGCTGGAGGCACAGGCTAGAGAAGATGTAAAAAAGAACATGGATCTCTTTTTTGAAAGAATCAAGAAAACATATACCGAAGATGAACGTTTTTCGTGGTTTGTGAATGCTATCACTACGACGATGGATCCGCATACGGAATATATGCCACCGCAGGATCAACGATATTTCAATGAACAAATGTCTGGCACTTTCTATGGCATTGGTGCCGTGTTGCAACAGGAAGACGGCAAAATAAAAATAGCCAGCATCGTCACTGGAGGCCCTGCTTGGAAACAGGGTGAACTGAAGGCCGGCGATATTATCCTGAAAGTAGCACAAGGCGACAGCACAGCCGTAGATCTTGCAGGCTATAGCGTGGAAGATGCAGTGAAACTTATCCGAGGCGATAAAAACACCATCGTGAAGCTTACCGTCAGGCATCCGGATGGCACCATCAAAACCATTGCCATTCAGCGGGGCGAAGTGCGCATTGATGCCACTTTTGCAAAATCCTATCTGATTGACTGGGATGGCCATCGCTGGGGCATTATCAATTTACCTGAATTCTATGCACCTTTCAATAATGGCATGGGTGGTGAAAGCTGGAAGGACATGCAGAAAGAAGTGAATAAACTGAAAGCTGAACATGTGGATGGTATTATCATTGATTTGCGATTCAACGGCGGGGGTTCTCTTTCCGATGCCATCAATATCGCTGGATTGTTTGTGCCAGCCGGGCCTGTGGTGCAAGTGCGTTCAGGTGATGGCAATATTCAGGTGCTGAAAAGTCATAACAACCAGGTGGATTACAGCGGCCCTCTGGCCGTAATGGTAAATGAATACAGTGCCTCTGCATCCGAAATTTTTGCAGCAGCCATGCAAGATTACAAGCGGGCCGTCATCGTGGGCAGTCCTTCTACCTATGGCAAAGGCACTGTGCAACGCATGATTGACCTGGATGATTTTTATGCCGGCAATGAGTCTGACCTTGGCGGTCCACTGGGTTCGTTGAAAATTACCATTCAGAAGTTTTACCGGATCAATGGAGGTTCTACCCAATTAAAAGGTGTTAGCTCTGATATCGTGTTGCCCGATAACTATTTCAGTGTAGGTGAACGAACGGATTCTGATGCCATGAAATGGGATCAGATTGCTCCTGCCAGCTACACCACATGGTCACAGCCCGTGGATGTACCCTTCCTGAAAGCTTTGAGTGAAAAACGGCTCGATACCAGTCGTATTTTCCATTTAATCAATGAAAACATTGCCTATCTGAAAAAAATGGATAAAGTAAAAACCTATCCGTTGAATATTGATGCCTACAAAGCCTGGCAGCAACAAAATCAACAGGCGATTAAACGAATGGATGAAGTAAATAAAATGGTTCCATCCATTGATATTCATTATCTGCCGGTTGATGAATCGTATATCAATGCAGATAGCACAAGAAAAATGATTTATCGTGATCTGATGCGTTCCTACGTACATGATCCCTATCTCATGGAAACCCTGCACGTGATGAGCGATATGCTGCATGAACCCACATTGAAACAGGCTCCTAAACTTACCAAAAGCAATTAG
- a CDS encoding acyl-CoA dehydrogenase: MDFVLSEEHQMIRKAAKDFAEQELLPGVIDRDEHQYFPEELIRKMADLGFMGMMVRTEYGGAGLDTLSYVLAMEEISKIDASAAVCMSVNNSLVCWGIQEYGTEEQKQRYLTPLAKGECLGAFLLSEPEAGSDASAQHTTAQDCGDYYLLNGVKNWITNAGIAKVFLVMAQTHPERGSHGINAFIVESDWPGVKLGAKENKMGIRGSDTRSVTFQDVKVPKQNRIGEDGFGFKFAMKTLEGGRIGIAAQALGIAAGAYERALRYATERKAFGVPIAQHQAIQFKLADMATRIEAARMLVWKAAWEKDQNRPFGLYSSMAKLYASEVAMWVTIEAVQIHGGYGYVKEYHVERMMRDAKITQIYEGTSEIQRLVISRHILQQHG, encoded by the coding sequence ATGGATTTTGTTTTATCAGAAGAACATCAGATGATTCGGAAGGCAGCAAAGGATTTTGCAGAACAGGAGCTGCTGCCAGGTGTGATTGATCGGGATGAACATCAGTATTTTCCTGAAGAACTAATCCGCAAAATGGCCGATCTTGGTTTTATGGGCATGATGGTGCGTACCGAATACGGCGGTGCCGGGCTTGATACCTTATCCTATGTATTGGCTATGGAAGAGATTTCAAAGATAGATGCCTCTGCCGCTGTGTGTATGAGTGTCAATAACTCACTGGTTTGCTGGGGTATTCAGGAATACGGTACGGAAGAACAGAAACAACGGTATTTGACTCCGCTGGCAAAGGGAGAATGTTTGGGTGCTTTTTTGCTGAGTGAACCTGAGGCTGGTTCAGATGCTTCGGCTCAGCATACCACAGCTCAGGATTGTGGGGATTATTACCTGCTTAACGGTGTAAAAAACTGGATTACCAATGCCGGCATTGCCAAAGTGTTCCTGGTCATGGCACAAACCCATCCCGAACGTGGCAGCCACGGCATCAATGCATTTATTGTGGAGAGCGACTGGCCGGGTGTGAAATTGGGCGCAAAGGAAAACAAAATGGGTATCCGGGGCAGCGATACCCGTTCGGTAACCTTTCAGGATGTGAAAGTGCCTAAGCAAAACCGCATTGGAGAAGATGGCTTTGGGTTTAAGTTTGCGATGAAAACCCTGGAAGGCGGGCGTATCGGCATCGCCGCACAGGCGCTGGGTATTGCAGCCGGAGCTTATGAACGGGCATTGCGTTATGCTACGGAAAGAAAAGCGTTTGGCGTGCCTATTGCTCAGCACCAGGCCATTCAGTTCAAACTGGCCGACATGGCCACCCGCATAGAAGCAGCCCGCATGCTGGTGTGGAAGGCTGCCTGGGAAAAAGACCAGAACCGGCCATTTGGCCTGTATAGCTCTATGGCCAAATTATACGCCTCTGAAGTGGCCATGTGGGTAACCATCGAAGCCGTGCAGATTCACGGCGGCTACGGCTACGTGAAGGAATATCATGTGGAACGGATGATGCGCGATGCCAAAATTACCCAGATTTACGAAGGTACTTCCGAAATCCAGCGACTGGTCATCAGCCGGCATATCCTCCAGCAGCACGGCTAA